CTGGCCGACTCCCTGATTTTCGCCGTGGGTTGGCTGCTCCTCGCCGGTGGTGCGCTCCTCGCCCTGGGCGTCTTCCGGAAGACGGTCCTGCAGACCGCCGTACCGGACGGCATGCGGGGCCGGCTCCAGGGGATCGACACCGTGGTGGCCGTGGGAGGACCGCGGTTGGGCGACCTTCTGCACGGCACGGTCGGTGCCGCCGTCGGTACCACGTGGACCATCACGGGCGGCGGGGTACTGACCGTGGCCGCCGCGCTCGCGCTGCTCCTGCTGTTCCCCGGCTTCCGGGGCCATCGCGCACCGGACACCGTGGTCGCCGGCCGGTAGGGGCGGAACGGGCGCTGGGGCCGTGCCTGTTCGCGCGCGGACCGTGGCCCCCACCGGCAGGTCGCCTCACGCCTCGCCACGGCTCCCGACCGGGAACGGCAGGCAGGTGCGCCGTGTGGAGTCGAGCGTGTTCGCGACGGCCTCCAGGTAGCCCGGGACCCGGAGCAGGAAGGCGTCGTGGCCGGCTTCCGAGGTGTGGTCGCGGTAGTGGGTGGGCGCGAGGCCGAGTGAGGTCAGGCGGGCCGACAGGTACGCGGTGTCCGACGCCCGGAAGAGCCGGTCGGAGTCGAAGCTGAAGAGGTGCACCTCGGGGGTGCGGGTGGCCGTCGGTACGGGGGCCGGCCGGCGGGCGAAGGCGTCGTAGCGGTCCATGGCGGCCGTCAGGCGCAGATAGCTGTTGGCGTCGAAGCGGGCGACGAAGCTGCGGGCCTGGTGTTCGAGGTAGCGCTCCACGGCGTAGGGGCCGTGGGCCGCGCCGCCCGGGCCGGCGGAGGGCTGGTGTCTGCGGCCGAACTTGGTCTCCAGGGAGCCCGGGGACATGTAGGTGAGGTGGGCGATCATGCGCGCGACGCCGAGGCCGTCGACGGGACCCGGGGCGCCGGGTTCGTCGGCGTAGTGGCCGTCGGCGAAGCGCGGGTCGGAGCGGATGGCGGCCCGGCCCGCGGCGTGGGCGGCGAGGGAGTCGGCGGACAGCCGGGCCCCGGTCGCGATGAGCAGGAAGCGCTCCGCGTCGCCGGGATGGCGCAGCAGCCACTCCAGTGCCTGCATGCCGCCGAGGGAGCCGCCCACCACCGCCCGCAGTGCGGGGCTGCCCAGGTGGCGCAGCAGGCCTCGGTGGACGGCCACCATGTCGCCCACGGTGATGTCGGGGAAGTCGGCGCCGAGGGGCCGGCCGGCCGGCGCCGGGCTCCAGGGTCCGGTGGTGCCCGCGCAACCGCCGAGGACGTTGGCGCAGACGACGTGCAGACGGTCCGTGTCGAGGGGGCGGCCGGGACCCACCATCTCCTCCCACCAGCCGGGGATGTCATCCGAACTGTGCCGGGTGACATGGGAGTTGCCGGTGAGGGCGTGACAGACGAAGACCGTGTTCGGCCGTTCCGGGTCGGGACGGCCGTACTCCTCGTAGGCGACCCGGACACCGGAGAGGATGCCGCCCGTCTCCAGCCGCAGGGGGCGCTCCGGAGGGAAGAGGACGGCGGTGCGCTGGTGGCGGCCGGCCGGGGCGGGGAATCCGTTCATCGCGCTCCTCCCCCGTGGCCCACGAGGTGGTTCGTCCACTGTTCGGCGCGCCCGCTCGCCCGGCGTGCCGCCGCCGCGCCGAAGCTCTCGAAGAGGCGACGGCAGACGGGGTCGGTGGCCGCGTACCACTCGGGGTGCCACTGCACGCCGAGCGCGAAGGTCCGGGCCCCGACGACGGACAGGGCCTCGATCACGCCGTCGGGGGCGGTGGCCTCGCTGCGGAGGCCTGGCGCGAGGGTGCCGACCGCCTGTCCGTGCAGGGAGTTGACCCGGGCCCGGTCGGCGCCGTCCAGCAGCCGTCGAAGCAGGCCGTCGTGGGCGAGGGTGACCTCGTGCGCGGGCCGGTACTGCTCGTCTCTGGACAGGGTGGGGTCCTCACGGTGGTCCGCGCAGTCGAGGGCGCGGAGGGTGCCGCCGTAGGCCACGTTGATCTCCTGGAGGCCGCGGCAGATGCCGAGCAGGGGCAGCCCTACGGCCACGGCCCGGCGGACCGCCGGGAGGGCGAGGGCGTCTCGGTCGGGGTCGAAGGGGCCGGGGCAGGGGGCCCCGCCGTAGCGTTCCGGGGCCACGTTGCTCTCGTGTCCGCCGAGGACGAGTCCGTCGCAGCGGGCGAGCAGTTCGTCGGGGAGTGGGCCGGGGCCCGGGAGCAGCACCACCGAGCAGTGGGCGACCTCTTCGAGCGCCGTGATGTAGGCGCGGCGGACGGCGGCGTGCGGGACGCCGTCCCAGGTCTCGGTCGCGCAGGCGAGTGCGACCAGCGGCCGGTTCGTCATGCGTCCCGTGCTCCTTCGCCGAGTACTCCTTCGTATGGTGCTCCTTCGCCGAGTGCTCCCTCGATGTCGGCGAGCAGGTCGTCGATGTCCTCGATGCCGACGGCCAGGCGGATGGAGCCCTGGGTGACGCCGGCGGCCAGCTGGTCGGCCTCGGGGAGCTGGGCGTGGGTGGTGGAGGCGGGGTGGGTGGCCAGCGATCTGACGTCTCCGATGTTGGTGACGTGGGAGACCAGCCGGAGTGACTCGATGAAGCGGCAGCCCGCCTCCCGACCGCCCTCCAGCTCGAACTGCACGAGTGGGCCGCCGTTGTCCCCCATGTAGCGCTCGGTCAGCCGCGCCTCCTCGCCGTCGGCGAGCCCGGGATAGCGGACGGAGGCGACCCGCGGGTGCGCCTGGAGGTACTCGGCAACCCGGCGGGCGTTCTCCCCGTGCGCCCGCATCCGCAGCGGCAACGTCTCCAGCCCCTGGAGCAGCAGCCAGGCGTTGAAGGGGCTGAGGCAGGGACCGAGGTCCCTGAGCAGGGTCTCGCGGGCCTTGAGGAGATAGGGCGAGCGGCCGAGCGGACTGTCGAGCTCCAGGCCGGTACGGGTCCAGACGACTCCCCCGTGCGCCGGGTCCGGTGTGGTGAGCAGGGGGTGGCGCTCGGCGTGCGCCTCCCAGTCGAAGCGACCTGAGTCCATGATCAGCCCGCCGAGCGTCGAGCCGTGGCCGCCGATGTACTTGGTCGCCGAGTAGACGACGATGTGGGCCCCGTACTCCATCGGCCGGCAGGTGTACGGCAGCATCGTGTTGTCCAGCACCAACGGCACCCCGCACGCCTCGGCGAGTGCGGCGACCTCCTCGATCGGGAAGATCCGCAGCCGGGGGTTGGGCAGGGTCTCGCCGAACCAGCAGCGGGTGTTCTCGTCGCTCGCCTCGGCGAAGTTCTTCGGGTTGCCGGGGCTGACGTGGCGGACCTCGATGCCGAACCGGGCGAAGGTGTTGGCGAACAGGTTCCACGTGCCGCCGTACAACTCGTCGGAACTGACGATGTTGTCGCCCGCCTGGCACAGGTTCAGCAGCGCCAGCGCGATGGCGGCCTGTCCGGAGGCGACGGCGAGTCCGGCCGCCGCGCCGTCCACCGCGGCCATGCGCTCCTCCAGCACGTCGCAGGTCGGGTTGTTGAGACGGGTGTAGGCGTGGCCGTCCTGCTGGAGGTCGAAGATTCCGGCCGCCGCGGCGGTGCTGGGCAGTTCGAAGGCGGCGGTCTGGAAGATCGGGGTGACGACGGGTGGGGTGATGCCGAGGCGCCATTCGTAGCCGCCGTGGATGGTGGCGGAGCGGGCCGTGCGGAACGCCTTGCGGGTGGTGGGGGCGGGAGCGTCGTGGTCCGGCATCAGCGGTCTCCTCCGGAGGGGTCGGTACGTGGGCGCCGTGCCGTTCTGCCGAGCAGGGCAGCGAGCAGGGCGGTCAGCAGCAGGGCGGCGGGTATCGGGGCGAGCCCGGTCGACGACAGGTGCGGGGCCAGGACCAGTACGGCGGCGGCCCACCAGACGGCGAGGTCGTCGCCGAGGACGAAGTCACGGAGCACTCGGCTGGGCGAGGGGCAGGCTTGGGGGTCTACCGGTGGGCGAGGGTGGCGTGGGCGGGGTACGCGCGCGTGAGGCAGGTCTCGGCGCGGCACGCGCGCGTGGATCAGGCGTCCATATGCGGTGAGGGCGAGCAGTACGGTCACGCCGAGCAGGGTCGCGAGGGGGACACCGACCGCGTCCGAGGTGACGGCGGCGGCGCCTTGGGCTGTGAGCAGGACGGCGATCGCGGCTTTGACGGGGCGTTCGGGCAGCACGGTCAGAGGGCGGCGGGGTGCCGGACCTACGTCGGTGCGACGCGTCGGCGGGACGGTCTCGGGACCGAGCCCGGCAAGCCCGTTCGCGGGACCCCACCCCACCGGCCCGCCCTCAGAACCCGACCCTCGACCGGTCACCGGACGCTCCCCGAACGCACCCGGCGCAGGGCGGCACTCCGCCGAGCCGCCCGAACCGTCCCTCACCCGATCAGCCACCGGCCGACGCCCAGGCACACCGGCCCCGGTGCGGTCGCCCGCCGAACCGGCCTCCGAGCTCTGCCCCGCCCGACCGGCCCCTGGCCGAAGCCCAGGCACGCCGGTCGCAGCGCGGTGTCCCGCAAGGACAGTCTCGAACGGCCGTCCACCCAGGATCGACCCGGGGCGACGTCCCGTCAGGCCGGGCGTGATCGCCGCGGTCACCAGGAGCAGGGCCAGCGGCGGCAGCCACAGTGGCCGGGCGCCGGCCAGCGCCACGACCGCGGTCGCCAGGACCAGCGTCTCCATACCCGCTCGCAGGAGTGCGGCGCCGACCGCCGCACCTTCCCCGCGGACGGCGTCGTACACCGACGGCTCGTCCCGTGGCGGCACCGTCCCCAGCTCCCGGCGCGCGGCCCACACCAGCCACTGAAGGCCGGCCACGAGCACCACGATCCCGCCTGCCCTGACCGCCCAGCCGCCGGGCAGAACCGCGAGGACACCCAGCGCTCCCCCGGCCGACGCCACCAACGCCAGGCCCGGTAACAGCGCCGCCCTGACCGCCGTACCCCTTCCCGTCGAGGCGACGGCGGCCACCGTGGTGCGCGCCTCCCTCGCCTCGACGGCGGCCAGCAGAGCGACGGCGACCAGCGCGGGCCAGACCGACGTCACCCCGCGTCGCCCGTCCGCGCGAGCGCCCGGGGCCGCCGGCCGGCGCGTTGCGCGAACCAGTGGGCCACCGCCGCGTCCAGGTACTCCGACCAGGGCGGACAGACGGTGACGGTTCCTGTCGGCGGCAGCACCCGGTCGTCCTCGAAGTAGGGCCGGTACACGCCGATCAGCCGGTCGAGGAGCGCCCGGTCGGGCATCGGGATGCCGCGCACCTGCCAGGCGTCCAGCGAGCGGCGCAGGAACTCCCAGCGGCGGAACGGCACGAGGGTGAGCTCGGGCAGTGGGGCGCGCCCGGCGGCCGCCCGCGCCCGGTCCAGCGCCTCGACGGCCCCGGTGACCAGTTCCCCCAGCCGGGGTGCGGCCGTTCCGGACGCCGCCACGACGTCGGTGACCGGGTCGCCGTTCGCCACCCGCCGCAGCAGAGCGGCCAGTTCGCCGGCGACCCAGTCGACGGGCACGATGTCGATCCGGCGGTCGCGGCCGCCCGGCAGCAGGGGTGGCTCGTGGCGTTCGATGAGCCCGAGCAGCGGATAGATGCCGTGGAAGCGGCTGATGGCCCCGGTGCGGCTGTGCCCGACGACGAGGCTGCACGAGAACACCACCGGGCACAGGTCCGCGTACTCGGACCGCAGCAGGCGTTCGGCCTCCGCCTTGGTGGCTTCGTAGGTGTTGCGGTACTCCCAGCCGTCGGTCGCCGTATAGGCGGAGGAGACGTAGACGAAGCGGGTGTCGGCGCTCAGCGCGCGGGCCAGTTCGGCGACGTTCCGGGTGACCTGGACGTTGCCGAGCCGGGCCGCCTGCAGGGACGCGGTCCAGCTGACGTTGGCCGCCGCGTGGACGACCACGGTCCGCCGCGCGGGGGTGAGTTCGCGTGCGAGGGCCTGGGTCGCCGGGCCGTCGGTGAGGTCACGGACGACCGGACGGACGCGCGCCCGGACCGCCTCGGGGGCCCTGGCCAGGAAGGCGTCACGGGAGCGTTCGCCACTGAACACCCCGACCACCTCGGCCCAGGGCTCCCCGGCCGCGAGGAACTCGGCGAGTCCGCTGCCGACGGCGCCGCCGATGCCGGTGACCAGCAGTCGCGCGCCCGTCACGGCGACACCGGGGCGGGGCGGCGGTCGCGGATGGCGGCGAGCATGCTGCGGGAGTTGGACTCGATGGCCTGGACACCGATGGGGTCCAGGACCGCGGCGAGGGAGGGGATGCCGATGTCGAACTCGATCTCCAGCACGACCCGCACACCGGTGGGCGTCTCGACGAGTTCCCAGAACCCGCGGAAGACCTCCAGATCACCCTCTGTCTGGTCGAAGTCGATCCGCCGCATGCTCGTGAACACATCGCGCTCGTCCCAGGTCAGCTCACTGCCGTTGAGCAGGACCCGCCACGAACTGAGCGCGGTGCCCTCGCCGCGTTCCAGGAAGCGGATGCCGAGGACGTCGTCCATGTAGCCCGCGTGCGCCTCGAAATCGCACAGTACGGTCCACACGTGCTCCAGTGGGGTGTCGTCGATGTCGACCTCGGTACGGACTACGGGCACGGTGCGGCCTCTCTGTCGGCGGGTACGGCAAGCGTTTCCGGTACGGCGGTGACGGCGGCGGCGATCGCGTCGAGCCCCTCGTCGAGGTCGTCCTGGCCGATCACAGCGGGCGGGTAGACCCTCAGGACCCGCGGGTTGCTGAGGCAGAAGCTGAGCAGCACGCCGTGCTTGGCCGCCTCCAGGACGAGCTGTCCGGCCACGCCGGGCGAGGCGGTGTCGACGCCGATCATGAGTCCCTCGCCGCGCACTTCGCGGATGCGCGGGTCGTCGCGCAGCAGCTCGCCGAGCCGCTTGCGGGCGGACTCGCCGAGGCGCCGTACCTCGTCCAGGAACCCGTCCTGTCGTACGACGTCCACGACCGCGCACCCGACCCGCCCGGCCAGCGCGCCGCCCGCGAAGGAGGAGGCCAGCACCACCGGGTCGCCTGCCGCGCCGCCGATCCGGGTGCCGGAGTACATGACGGCGGCCATCGGGACCAGGCCGCCGCCGAGCACCTTGCCGGCCAGGAGCAGGTCGGGCGGGCAGTCCGAGGCCGAGCGCCAGAGGGTGCCGCAGCGGCCGAGGCCGGTCTGGATCTCGTCGAGGGCGAAGAGGGTGCCGGTCTCCTGGCACAGCGCGCGCAGGGCGGCGAGACGGTCCGGGTCGATGGGCAGCACTCCGCCCTCGCCCCGGACCGGTTCGGCGAAGAGGGCCGCGACCGTTCCGCCGGCGAGCACCTGCCTGGCCTGGTCCAGGTCTTCCGGGTCCAGGAAGTGGACCTTCGCCGCCAGGGGCAGCGGGGAGCGCACCGCGTAGGTGTCGGAAAGGTGCAGGGCGCCCGCGGTCTTGCCGTGGTAGGAGCCGCGCAGGGCGGCGAACTCGGTGCGGCCGGTGGACAGGGCGGCCATCTTCATCGCCATCTCGACCGCTTCCGCACCGCTGTTGGCGAAGGCGACCTGGTCGAGGCCGGCCGGGGCGATGCCGATCAGCGCCTCGGCGCACCGGGTCGCCTCCGCGTTGCCGAGGACCTTCCCGGACAGGCCCATCAGGTCCAGCTGGTCCCGAGCGGCTGCGACGACCTCGGGGTGGCGGTGACCGACCAGGTGGACGCCGAAGGAGCCGAGGTCCAGCCAGCGGCGGCCGGTGGTGTCGGTGATCCAGGCGCCCTGGGCCTCCTGTTCGCCGGCCAGCAGACCCGACATACGCAGCAGCAGGGCCTTGGAGCGGCCGAAGGCGGCGCCGTAACGCTCGACGAACCCCATGGCTCAGGCGTCCTTGAGGAAGGGTTCGAGGAACGCCGCGTCGGTGCCGGCGGCGGTGCACAGCTTGGACCAGTTGCGCAGGGCCCGCAGCACCTCGCTCTGGCCGCTCGCCACCAGGGGGTCGGGGATCTGTCCCGGGAAGGCCTCGCAGAGCGCGTTCCACAGGTCCCGCACTCCGGCGTCGTCGGCCAGTTCGCCGCCGAACTCCTGCTCCAGGTCGAAGAGTTGGACCAGCTCCGGGCCGGTCGCCGAGCAGACCTCGTGCAGTCCGTACTCCAGGGCGAGGGCCAGCTGGTGTCCCTCCCCCGCGGGTTCGGCGCCGGTCAGCCGGGTGTCGATCTCGGAGAACAGCTCCAGCAGCCGGAGTTTGACGACCTGGCGCAGCTGCGGCTGGTCCGCGCCGCCGTCCAGGTCCTCGACGTAGGCCCGGCCGTCGACGGACATCAGCCAGGCCGTGGTGGCCCAGGCCCGGACGGCGGTCTCGGGGGGCAGACCACGGCCGGCCCGCACGCCGGGGAAGAGGGCGAGTTCCATCAAACTCCTTCAGCAGGTGGGGGTTCCGGTCAGGCCGGTAGC
This is a stretch of genomic DNA from Streptomyces sp. NBC_00285. It encodes these proteins:
- a CDS encoding gamma-glutamyl-gamma-aminobutyrate hydrolase family protein yields the protein MTNRPLVALACATETWDGVPHAAVRRAYITALEEVAHCSVVLLPGPGPLPDELLARCDGLVLGGHESNVAPERYGGAPCPGPFDPDRDALALPAVRRAVAVGLPLLGICRGLQEINVAYGGTLRALDCADHREDPTLSRDEQYRPAHEVTLAHDGLLRRLLDGADRARVNSLHGQAVGTLAPGLRSEATAPDGVIEALSVVGARTFALGVQWHPEWYAATDPVCRRLFESFGAAAARRASGRAEQWTNHLVGHGGGAR
- the metX gene encoding homoserine O-acetyltransferase MetX; its protein translation is MNGFPAPAGRHQRTAVLFPPERPLRLETGGILSGVRVAYEEYGRPDPERPNTVFVCHALTGNSHVTRHSSDDIPGWWEEMVGPGRPLDTDRLHVVCANVLGGCAGTTGPWSPAPAGRPLGADFPDITVGDMVAVHRGLLRHLGSPALRAVVGGSLGGMQALEWLLRHPGDAERFLLIATGARLSADSLAAHAAGRAAIRSDPRFADGHYADEPGAPGPVDGLGVARMIAHLTYMSPGSLETKFGRRHQPSAGPGGAAHGPYAVERYLEHQARSFVARFDANSYLRLTAAMDRYDAFARRPAPVPTATRTPEVHLFSFDSDRLFRASDTAYLSARLTSLGLAPTHYRDHTSEAGHDAFLLRVPGYLEAVANTLDSTRRTCLPFPVGSRGEA
- a CDS encoding DUF6031 family protein; translation: MELALFPGVRAGRGLPPETAVRAWATTAWLMSVDGRAYVEDLDGGADQPQLRQVVKLRLLELFSEIDTRLTGAEPAGEGHQLALALEYGLHEVCSATGPELVQLFDLEQEFGGELADDAGVRDLWNALCEAFPGQIPDPLVASGQSEVLRALRNWSKLCTAAGTDAAFLEPFLKDA
- a CDS encoding SDR family oxidoreductase, coding for MTGARLLVTGIGGAVGSGLAEFLAAGEPWAEVVGVFSGERSRDAFLARAPEAVRARVRPVVRDLTDGPATQALARELTPARRTVVVHAAANVSWTASLQAARLGNVQVTRNVAELARALSADTRFVYVSSAYTATDGWEYRNTYEATKAEAERLLRSEYADLCPVVFSCSLVVGHSRTGAISRFHGIYPLLGLIERHEPPLLPGGRDRRIDIVPVDWVAGELAALLRRVANGDPVTDVVAASGTAAPRLGELVTGAVEALDRARAAAGRAPLPELTLVPFRRWEFLRRSLDAWQVRGIPMPDRALLDRLIGVYRPYFEDDRVLPPTGTVTVCPPWSEYLDAAVAHWFAQRAGRRPRALARTGDAG
- a CDS encoding O-acetylhomoserine aminocarboxypropyltransferase/cysteine synthase family protein, which gives rise to MPDHDAPAPTTRKAFRTARSATIHGGYEWRLGITPPVVTPIFQTAAFELPSTAAAAGIFDLQQDGHAYTRLNNPTCDVLEERMAAVDGAAAGLAVASGQAAIALALLNLCQAGDNIVSSDELYGGTWNLFANTFARFGIEVRHVSPGNPKNFAEASDENTRCWFGETLPNPRLRIFPIEEVAALAEACGVPLVLDNTMLPYTCRPMEYGAHIVVYSATKYIGGHGSTLGGLIMDSGRFDWEAHAERHPLLTTPDPAHGGVVWTRTGLELDSPLGRSPYLLKARETLLRDLGPCLSPFNAWLLLQGLETLPLRMRAHGENARRVAEYLQAHPRVASVRYPGLADGEEARLTERYMGDNGGPLVQFELEGGREAGCRFIESLRLVSHVTNIGDVRSLATHPASTTHAQLPEADQLAAGVTQGSIRLAVGIEDIDDLLADIEGALGEGAPYEGVLGEGARDA
- a CDS encoding aspartate aminotransferase family protein — encoded protein: MGFVERYGAAFGRSKALLLRMSGLLAGEQEAQGAWITDTTGRRWLDLGSFGVHLVGHRHPEVVAAARDQLDLMGLSGKVLGNAEATRCAEALIGIAPAGLDQVAFANSGAEAVEMAMKMAALSTGRTEFAALRGSYHGKTAGALHLSDTYAVRSPLPLAAKVHFLDPEDLDQARQVLAGGTVAALFAEPVRGEGGVLPIDPDRLAALRALCQETGTLFALDEIQTGLGRCGTLWRSASDCPPDLLLAGKVLGGGLVPMAAVMYSGTRIGGAAGDPVVLASSFAGGALAGRVGCAVVDVVRQDGFLDEVRRLGESARKRLGELLRDDPRIREVRGEGLMIGVDTASPGVAGQLVLEAAKHGVLLSFCLSNPRVLRVYPPAVIGQDDLDEGLDAIAAAVTAVPETLAVPADREAAPCP
- a CDS encoding type II toxin-antitoxin system RatA family toxin; translated protein: MPVVRTEVDIDDTPLEHVWTVLCDFEAHAGYMDDVLGIRFLERGEGTALSSWRVLLNGSELTWDERDVFTSMRRIDFDQTEGDLEVFRGFWELVETPTGVRVVLEIEFDIGIPSLAAVLDPIGVQAIESNSRSMLAAIRDRRPAPVSP